A region of the Mesoterricola sediminis genome:
AAACCTGAGTGCGGCCCGCGCAAATCAAGGTAGATTGCTGCCATGGCCCATCCCGACTACTACGCCGTCCTCGGAGTCCCCCGGGGCGCCTCCGACGAGGACATCAAGAAGGCCTACCGCAAGCTGGCCCGGAAGTACCACCCCGACCTGAACCCCGGCAACAAGGAGGCCGAGGCCCGGTTCAAGGAGGTCACCGAGGCCAACGAGGTCCTGTCCGACGCCACCAAGCGCAAGAACTACGACACCTACGGCGACCCGGCCGGCCCCGGCTTCGCCCCGGGCGCCCAGGGGTTCAGCTTCGAGGACATGGGCTTCCCCGGCTCCTTCCAGGACCTCTTCCAGGGCTTCGGCCGCTCCGGCCAGCGCCGGAGGCCCGGACCCCGTCCCGGCGAGGACACCCAGCACACCGTCCGCATCGCCTTCCGGGACGCCTTCGCGGGCACGCGCCTCTCCCTCAACCTCCACCGCTCCGAGACCTGTCCCGCCTGCCAGGGCTCCGGGGACCGGGTCGGCGCCCAGGTCTCCACCTGCGCCGCCTGCGGGGGCCGGGGCTACCGGGAGACCGGCGGCGGCTTCTTCCGGACGCGGGAGGACTGCGACGCGTGCGGCGGGTCCGGGCGCAAGGCCCCGCCCTGCGACACCTGCCGGGGCCAGGGGCGCATTCCCAAGACCGAGGCGGTCACCGTGGCCATTCCCGCCGGCGTGGAGGACGGGACGCGCCTCCGGGTCGCCGGCAAGGGCGAGGCGGGCCGCCGCGGCGGCGGGGCCGGGGACCTCTACCTGCAGGTGCAGGTGGAATCCGACCCGCGCTTCGAGCGGCGGGGCCCCAACCTCTACCTGGACCTGCCGGTCAGCTTCGCCGAGGCCGCCCTCGGGGCCAAGGTGGAGATCCCCACGCCCGAGGGGAAGTCGACGATCAAGGTGCCCCCCGGCACCCAGTCCGGCGCGAACCTGCGCCTGAAGGGCATGGGCATGCCGGTGCCCGGGGCCTCCCAGCGGGGGGACCTGTTCGCCCGGATCAAGGTGGTCACCCCGCGCATCGAAGACGAGCGTTCGAAGGAACTGCTGCGGGAGCTGGCCGAACTCAATGACGCTTCCATCCGATCCGACGCCTGGAGGTGAGCCTTGAAACGGGATCCTAAGAGTGGTTCATACATGATCGGCGTCGTCGCCGCCCGGTACGAGATCCACCCCCAGACCCTGCGCCTGTATGAAAGGGAGGGGTTGCTCCTGCCGAGCCGCACCGAGGGCAAGACCCGCCTCTACAGCGAGGAGGACCTGGAGCGGCTGGAATTCATCTTGAGCCTTACAAGGGATCTGGGCGTCAACCTCGCCGGAGTCGAGGTGGTCCTCAACCTGAGGGACCGGATGCAGAAAATGCAGGAGGAGATGCAAAACATTATCGCGAAACATGAATCTAAAATGAGGTCGGCCGGCCTTGAACCCGAACAGGGCCCGGAAGGCATCTCATCCACAGGCTTGGTCAAACTGACCCCCCAGGGCCTGCGCAAGCGGTAAGCTGGCCTCCCCACTGTTATCCTGTCCCTTCCCTCAAGGTGGATCGTGCCCCAACGGCATCTGGAAGAACGCTCGCTGGACAAGTACTTCGACTCG
Encoded here:
- the dnaJ gene encoding molecular chaperone DnaJ yields the protein MAHPDYYAVLGVPRGASDEDIKKAYRKLARKYHPDLNPGNKEAEARFKEVTEANEVLSDATKRKNYDTYGDPAGPGFAPGAQGFSFEDMGFPGSFQDLFQGFGRSGQRRRPGPRPGEDTQHTVRIAFRDAFAGTRLSLNLHRSETCPACQGSGDRVGAQVSTCAACGGRGYRETGGGFFRTREDCDACGGSGRKAPPCDTCRGQGRIPKTEAVTVAIPAGVEDGTRLRVAGKGEAGRRGGGAGDLYLQVQVESDPRFERRGPNLYLDLPVSFAEAALGAKVEIPTPEGKSTIKVPPGTQSGANLRLKGMGMPVPGASQRGDLFARIKVVTPRIEDERSKELLRELAELNDASIRSDAWR
- a CDS encoding MerR family transcriptional regulator; translated protein: MIGVVAARYEIHPQTLRLYEREGLLLPSRTEGKTRLYSEEDLERLEFILSLTRDLGVNLAGVEVVLNLRDRMQKMQEEMQNIIAKHESKMRSAGLEPEQGPEGISSTGLVKLTPQGLRKR